GGCGAATTGATTATGTTGAGCGGAGACTAGTTCGCTGATTGGAGGATGAATAGCTTGACGCCGATATGGCTGATTGTTAGCACATCGCCATCTTGCAATCGGTGAGTCGCCATGGCAATCAAACGCTGACCGTTGAGAAAGGTGCCATTACTACTACCCGCATCCATCAGTTGGAAGCCTTTACTGGGGTGATAACTTAAAACGGCATGGCAACGTGAAATCGCCGGATCAGGAAAGACAATTGTGCAGTTGCGGCTACGGCCTAATAACCAAGCTACTCCTTGCTCAGTCGGTTTGACCGTATCAGTGCGGGGGAGATTCGTGCGCAGTACAGCGGCTTGATCACGTTCGATCACTTGAATGTAATAAGCAACCTTCTCAGTCTCACCGGATGGCGGTAAGTCTTGGATGGGCGGTTGTGTTGTCGCTGCGAGTTGCCGCTCTATCGTGAGTAAATCATCGGTCTCGGGGAGTGGGTCAATAGATGTTTCTCCCTTGAGACCTCTCGGGGGCGGTATGGCCGATACTTCGGCCGATGGCGTATTTCCGGCGTCCAAGTCTAGCATAACGGGTTAAAGCAGCGGATGAGCAATAGCACCAGGGAATACAAGCATTCTGAATAATGAGAATCGATATCGTTCTAGGATGATGCTCAATTTGAGTTGCGGGGAAAACACAGGAAACTTCGGCAATCTAACACTGATGTAGCGGATGCTGCAGGCCATGGGTTCAACTCCAATGCCGGCTTAAAGATTCACTTTAAGTCCAGTGCAAACTAATTTTAGCCAAGGTATAAATTGAACGGATGAGTTCTAATTCAGCCTTCTCAGAAATTTTACTTTCCAGAAGGTTTTATGAATGCTTGATATTCCTTGAACTCTACATGAACAATCGGTCGATTGAGTTTAGTTGATTCTGCCGTACGGCAATCACTCAATACGTTGAAGCTAGTCTAGCTTGTGACTTAAGTACAGCCGAACCGTTAATTAAGTGGATTGGGCTGCTCCAGGAATCGCTACTTATTCTTTTCGCGGGTTTGCGATCGCATCCGGTCATTCTCAAAAAAGCATATCGGTGAAACGATTCTAGGGAGACGACACCCCTCTGATAAAATTTGGAGGACTTTTCACCAGTTGAAGCAATGGGATCATCGCGGGTACGAGTTGCTGTAGATGCTATGGGGGGCGATCATGCGCCCGCTGAAATTGTTGGCGGCGCCATCAAAGCACAGCAAGAATTAGACGTAGAAATATTGCTGGTCGGCGATCCACAGCAGATTGAGGCCTGCCTGGCACAGCATCCAACCGCGCCAAAGATGGAAATTGTGCCGGCGGAAGGGGTGATTGAAATGACTGAGGATCCTGTGCCCGCGCTGCGGAAAAAGCCGAAAGCTTCGATTAATGTAGCTATGAAGCTGGTTAAGCAGGGTAAGGCGGATGCCGTGGTGTCGGCGGGGCACTCCGGTGCCGCGATGGCGGCTGCCCTCCTGCGTCTCGGGCGGTTGCCTGGGATTGATCGGCCGGCGATTGGGGCGGTATTTCCCACAATGGTTCAAGGGCAGCCGGTATTAGTCTTGGATGTTGGGGCGAACGTGGATTGTCGTCCGAAGTATTTAGAGCAGTTTGCGCTGATGGGCACGGTGTATGCCCAGTATGTGCTTGGCAGTGAGCAGCCCCGGGTGGGATTGCTTAACATTGGAGAAGAACCGAATAAAGGGAATGAGTTGGCGATTCAGACCCATGAACTGTTACAGGCCAATGAGCGGATCCCGTTTACTGGTAACTGTGAAGGGCGTGATGTATTGTCGGGCGATTTTGACGTTGTTGTATGTGATGGCTTTGCTGGCAATATCTTGCTGAAGTTTGCGGAAGCTGTGGGTGGGATTCTGCTCCAGATCTTGAAAGAAGAATTGCCCCGTGGTAAGCGTGGTAAGCTCGGCGTCACCGTTTTGAAGCACAATTTACGTCGGATTCGCTCACGCGTCGATCATGCTGAGCATGGTGGTGCGTTGTTGTTGGGTGTTGCCGGGGTGTGCATTATTGGGCATGGTAGTTCCGATGCCGAGACGATGTGCAGTGCGGTGCGATCAGCCCAAGAAGCGGTTGAAAATCAAGTGCTCGATCGGATTAAAGAGAGTTTGCCAGCCTTATCACCGTCCTAGACGATTGAGGGTTGTGTGCTGTGATAGTTTGATCGACAGCCCGAAAGCAGTGTGTGTCCCGTCAGCGTGGAGAACTAATGACATTAGAGCAGCGGGTAGGAATCGCGATTACTGGAAGTGGTTCGGCTTTGCCGGAGCGCATGATTACAAATGATGATCTGGGTCAGATTGTTGAGACCTCCGATGAATGGATTGCCACCCGCACGGGTATCCGCCAGCGGCGGGTGATTGCACCAGACGGCAGCTTGACGGATTTGGCGACGCAAGCCGGGGTAAAGGCGATCGCGGCGGCAGGTTTAGCGGTGACCGAGATTGATCTGATTATTCTGGCAACGTCGACGCCGGATGATTTGTTCGGAAGTGCCGGTACGGTGCAAGCCGGTTTGGGGGCGACGCGTGCTGTGGCTTTTGATTTAACGGCGGCTTGTTCTGGCTTTGTGTTTGGGCTGGTCACCGCGGCACAGTTTATTCGCACTGGTGCGTATCAAAATATTTTGTTGATTGGGGCAGATGTTTTATCGCGTTGGGTGGACTGGGGTGATCGCCGCACCTGCATTTTGTTTGGGGATGGCGCTGGGGCAGTGGTGCTGCAGTCGAACCCGGTTGACCAATTGCTGGGGTTTTCGATGCATAGCGATGGACAGCTAAACCACCAGCTGAATCTCGGTTACCAGGGGCAAGCAAAGCCGCTGATGGCAGATGTGGAACTTTCCGATGGCACGTTTCAATCGGTCACGATGAATGGCCAAGAGGTTTATCGGTTTGCGGTCCGGCGGGTGCCGGAAGTTGTCGGTAAGGCGTTATTTCAAGCGGGGTTGCCGCCTGAAGCAATTGATTGGTTAGTGTTACATCAGGCGAATCAGCGGATTTTAGATGCGGCCGCGTCGCGGCTGAAAGTGCCTCCCGAAAAGGTGCTGAGTAACGTGGCAAATTATGGCAATACCTCGGCTGCCACGATTCCGATCGTCCTCGATGAGTCGGTCCGTCAAGGCAAGATTCTGCCGGGGCAATGTTTAGCGATGGCTGGTTTTGGCGCCGGCTTGAGTTGGGGCGCAGCCATTGTCCGTTGGGGCAAATCCGAGGTGTAGATTGGATTAAACCAATTCAGCATGGTCGGCATTGGTGCATTGATTTTAGGTGAGCAGAAGACTTAAGAGGCTGTTATGACAAAAGCAACATGGGTGTTTCCTGGCCAGGGTTCGCAGGCGATCGGGATGGGGATGGATCTGCTAACGTTGCCCGCGGCGAAGGCAATGTTTGATCAAGCCACCGAGATTTTGGGTTGGTCACCGATCAACATTATCCAAGCGGATGAAGTGAAGCTGTCGCAAACGCGATATACGCAGCCCTGTATGTATGTGGTTGAGAGTGTGCTGGCGGATCAGCTAAAAGCGAAAGGGCAGTCCCCCGATTTTGTCGCGGGGCATAGTTTAGGTGAGTATGCCGCCCTCTATACCGCTGGCGTATTTGACTTTGCCACGGGCTTACGGTTGATTCAACGGCGGGCACAGCTCATGGATGGGGCGACCGATGGTACGATGGCGGCGCTTTTGGGGTTTGACCGTGAGCAACTTGAGTCCGCCTTAGGACAAGTGCCCGATGCAGTGTTGGCGAATGATAATAATGCCGGGCAGGTGGTTATTTCGGGTACACCAGCGGCGGTGGATGATGTGATTGGACAAGTTAAATGTAAAAAAGCGGTGAAGCTGAAAGTGAGTGGAGCATTTCACTCGCCGCTGATGGCGGATGCGGCCGACGAATTTCAGCAGGTTTTGGCGGATGTGAAATTTGTGGATGCCGTGGTGCCGGTTATGTCGAATGTGGCGCCTACCCCGAGTCAGGATGCCACGGTCTTGCAGCAGCGTCTGGCTCAGCAAATGACGGGTTCTGTGCGATGGCGAGAGCTGACTTTGAATTTGGCGGCTCAGGCTGTGTCTCGGGTGGTTGAAGTTGGTCCGGGGAAAGTCCTAATTGGCATTATGAAGCGGACTGATAAAACGTTGACCTACGATACCGTTGGGACATTAGCCGATCTGGAAGCCTAACCTTCAGTGGCATGTTTCACCTACCTGGATTTTGAACCTACCTGGATACAGTTGTTATGTCGGATCTAAATCTGAGCCCAGATTTACCCCCAGCGCCCGATCGTGAGCCATTGGCGAGCTTAATGCTCTATCGCTTATTTAAGTGGTCGATCGTCAGTCCGGTGCTCCATACCTATTTTCGCGGTCGCATTCACGGTGCGGAGCATGTACCCCAGCGCGGGCGCTTATTGGTGGTAAGTAACCATGCCAGTGACTTTGATCCACTACTCGTTGCGAGTTGTGTGAATCGCCCGGTGGCTTTTATGGCCAAGGAGCAATTGTTTCGGGTGCCTGTGTTAAAGCAGGCCATTCAACTTTATGGTGCGTATCCCGTCAAACGGGGGGTTGCCGATCGGGCAGCCCTGAAATCCGCAATGCAGTCTGTGGAAAGTGGCTGGGCCACGGGCGTGTTTCTCGATGGTACGCGGACGCAAGATGGTTTGATCCACGATCCAAAGAACGGCGCGGCTTGGCTATCGGCCAAAACGCAAACGCCATTGCTGCCAGTTTGCTTGTGGGGTGTACAGGAAATTTTTAGCCAAGGCAATTTTCCCCGGCCAGTGCCCGTCACCGTGAGGATTGCCCCACCGATCGCGCCACCACCATCCACCCGCCGGGAAGATTTGGCGGCAATGACTCAGGCCTGTGCCGATGTGATCAATCATTTGCATGGGCTGGGCCGCTAAGCCTTTGGCCTGATCCACCATGTCGTAGCGTGGTGGACAATCGTAAGTAAAACAGAGCAGATTATGAGTGATTTACGTCAAGATTTAACGGAATTGTTGGATGAAGCGACTTGGGAGTGGCTAGTTCCCCATGCTGAGCGCGATGCCGTGATTATTGTCGACGATGGATTAGATTTGGTGGAAGTGGGGTTGGCGATCGCTCAGGATCAAACCCAACCTGTCAATCATTGGATTGCGGAACAGCTTTTGGTGAAGCCCACAATGGAACAGAAAATTGTCTGGGAAAAAGCGGATCAAACCCGGTTTTCGGCTTTAATTGTGCAGCCTTACGTGTTGATTCAGGCATTAGTCGAAGATCCGGGCATACAGCCCGCATAGATCTGGATTTAGGTGGTAGGCAATTGTGAAGATTGGGTAACTTGACGAGTGAAGATATATTTCGTAATCTTGGACACTAACGCCGGTTGAATTTTGCATCATAATTACCACAGAATTTTTAGGTGTTCCAACCGGAAAGTTGCGGGGAAATCTGTATTTCCACTGATTGCCATTTTGGTCAATAGTCGGCATAAACATTCTGTACCGCAAACCCTGAGAGTTTTTATGTGTGTTCCGCCTGTGATTTGGATTACCCCATCAACTTTAAACTGTGCGGATTACTCCGCCGATTAGCGGAAGTAGTTGGCGACATCAATGACTTTGCTTGTTGCTTCTTATTGGCGCATGCCATATTGGTAGTACAGGCTTAGCTAGCATGGCTAAATGCATTAGCGTATGTAGCTTAATTTGGTTCCGGTTTTAGTGAGTGTGAGTTCATGCCAGAGCGCCTCCAAAAAATTCTGTCGCAGTGGGGAGTTGCGTCCCGTCGCAGCGCAGAGGTGCTAATTCTGGATGGTCGAGTCCGACTGAATGGAACTGTGGCTGAACTCGGGCAAAAAGCTGACCCGGCGTATGACCAGATTGAAGTCGATGGTAAGTTGATCCAACCGGTCAATCGCCCTGATTTGATTTATTTGCTCCTAAACAAACCCCTTGGTGTATTGTCTACCTGTGCTGATCCGCAAGGTCGCACGATTGTTCTAGACTTACTGCCAAAGTCATTACGTCAGTCCCAAGGCATTCACCCGGTCGGTCGGCTTGATGCTGATTCAACCGGTGCATTATTGCTGACGAATGATGGTGATTTAACGTTTAATTTGACTCACCCACGGCACCATGTGCCGAAAACCTATGAAGTATGGGTAAAAGGTCAGCCATCGAATGATGTCTTATCTCAGTGGCGTAAAGGGGTTATCCTTGATGGTCAAATAACGTTGCCCGCTAAAGTTGTAGTGTTGAAGCGAACATCCTCAAAAGTCCTCCTAGAGGTGGTTTTAATTGAGGGGCGGAACCGACAAATTCGTCGCGTCGCTGAGATATTGGGACATCCAGTGCTAAAGTTACATCGGGTCTCTATCGGTTCGGTCCGCTTGGCGCCTGAAACTACAGGGATAGCGAGCTTGCAGCCGGGAATGTATCGTTCCCTGAGCACTTTAGAAATTGATGATTTGAAGAGTCGAATTGGCCTGAAACCATTACGGTGTGTGGCTAGGTAAAGGAGAAACGCCCAGATATGAACAAGCAAGCCCTCCAAATCAAAGAGTTACAAGCGCTAGCGCTAAAGGATATCGGCTTGAAGCTGGTCCATACGCGTGAGCAGCGTGAGTTTAGTGTGGAGGATCTCGCGGTTAAAACCCATATCCCTGCCCGTTTACTGCGGTCACTAGAGAACAGCGATTTAAGCCAGTTGCCAGAGCCGGTATATATTCAGAGCTTTATTCGTCAATATGCTAATTCACTTGGTTTGAATGGAGTACAGCTGGCCAGCGAGTTCCCGGTCGAACCGGTGGTGCGATCACCCCGGAAAATCTGGTTGAAGCGCCCGAAATTACAATTGCGACCAGTTCATTTGTATGGTGCCTACGCCTTGTTGATTGTTGGTGCGGTGCAAGGTTTGTCAGTCGTACTCAATCAGTCGGCGCGTCAGTTCCCGACCTTGCCGAATGCGCCGCGCGTCACGCCGCAGAACCTACCCATCGAAGCAAACCAAGTTGCTGTTGGTCCCAATCAGCCAGCAGTGGCGCAGGCCCAAGTGAAGGTCTCGGCTAGTTCGAAGCCAGTCCGAGTGGATCTAACGTTGACTGATTCCT
The sequence above is drawn from the Romeriopsis navalis LEGE 11480 genome and encodes:
- a CDS encoding FHA domain-containing protein, which encodes MLDLDAGNTPSAEVSAIPPPRGLKGETSIDPLPETDDLLTIERQLAATTQPPIQDLPPSGETEKVAYYIQVIERDQAAVLRTNLPRTDTVKPTEQGVAWLLGRSRNCTIVFPDPAISRCHAVLSYHPSKGFQLMDAGSSNGTFLNGQRLIAMATHRLQDGDVLTISHIGVKLFILQSAN
- the plsX gene encoding phosphate acyltransferase PlsX — translated: MGSSRVRVAVDAMGGDHAPAEIVGGAIKAQQELDVEILLVGDPQQIEACLAQHPTAPKMEIVPAEGVIEMTEDPVPALRKKPKASINVAMKLVKQGKADAVVSAGHSGAAMAAALLRLGRLPGIDRPAIGAVFPTMVQGQPVLVLDVGANVDCRPKYLEQFALMGTVYAQYVLGSEQPRVGLLNIGEEPNKGNELAIQTHELLQANERIPFTGNCEGRDVLSGDFDVVVCDGFAGNILLKFAEAVGGILLQILKEELPRGKRGKLGVTVLKHNLRRIRSRVDHAEHGGALLLGVAGVCIIGHGSSDAETMCSAVRSAQEAVENQVLDRIKESLPALSPS
- a CDS encoding beta-ketoacyl-ACP synthase 3 → MSRQRGELMTLEQRVGIAITGSGSALPERMITNDDLGQIVETSDEWIATRTGIRQRRVIAPDGSLTDLATQAGVKAIAAAGLAVTEIDLIILATSTPDDLFGSAGTVQAGLGATRAVAFDLTAACSGFVFGLVTAAQFIRTGAYQNILLIGADVLSRWVDWGDRRTCILFGDGAGAVVLQSNPVDQLLGFSMHSDGQLNHQLNLGYQGQAKPLMADVELSDGTFQSVTMNGQEVYRFAVRRVPEVVGKALFQAGLPPEAIDWLVLHQANQRILDAAASRLKVPPEKVLSNVANYGNTSAATIPIVLDESVRQGKILPGQCLAMAGFGAGLSWGAAIVRWGKSEV
- the fabD gene encoding ACP S-malonyltransferase encodes the protein MTKATWVFPGQGSQAIGMGMDLLTLPAAKAMFDQATEILGWSPINIIQADEVKLSQTRYTQPCMYVVESVLADQLKAKGQSPDFVAGHSLGEYAALYTAGVFDFATGLRLIQRRAQLMDGATDGTMAALLGFDREQLESALGQVPDAVLANDNNAGQVVISGTPAAVDDVIGQVKCKKAVKLKVSGAFHSPLMADAADEFQQVLADVKFVDAVVPVMSNVAPTPSQDATVLQQRLAQQMTGSVRWRELTLNLAAQAVSRVVEVGPGKVLIGIMKRTDKTLTYDTVGTLADLEA
- a CDS encoding lysophospholipid acyltransferase family protein, which codes for MSDLNLSPDLPPAPDREPLASLMLYRLFKWSIVSPVLHTYFRGRIHGAEHVPQRGRLLVVSNHASDFDPLLVASCVNRPVAFMAKEQLFRVPVLKQAIQLYGAYPVKRGVADRAALKSAMQSVESGWATGVFLDGTRTQDGLIHDPKNGAAWLSAKTQTPLLPVCLWGVQEIFSQGNFPRPVPVTVRIAPPIAPPPSTRREDLAAMTQACADVINHLHGLGR
- a CDS encoding DUF2288 domain-containing protein, translated to MSDLRQDLTELLDEATWEWLVPHAERDAVIIVDDGLDLVEVGLAIAQDQTQPVNHWIAEQLLVKPTMEQKIVWEKADQTRFSALIVQPYVLIQALVEDPGIQPA
- a CDS encoding pseudouridine synthase → MPERLQKILSQWGVASRRSAEVLILDGRVRLNGTVAELGQKADPAYDQIEVDGKLIQPVNRPDLIYLLLNKPLGVLSTCADPQGRTIVLDLLPKSLRQSQGIHPVGRLDADSTGALLLTNDGDLTFNLTHPRHHVPKTYEVWVKGQPSNDVLSQWRKGVILDGQITLPAKVVVLKRTSSKVLLEVVLIEGRNRQIRRVAEILGHPVLKLHRVSIGSVRLAPETTGIASLQPGMYRSLSTLEIDDLKSRIGLKPLRCVAR
- a CDS encoding helix-turn-helix domain-containing protein; protein product: MNKQALQIKELQALALKDIGLKLVHTREQREFSVEDLAVKTHIPARLLRSLENSDLSQLPEPVYIQSFIRQYANSLGLNGVQLASEFPVEPVVRSPRKIWLKRPKLQLRPVHLYGAYALLIVGAVQGLSVVLNQSARQFPTLPNAPRVTPQNLPIEANQVAVGPNQPAVAQAQVKVSASSKPVRVDLTLTDSSWVKFVVDGKNAYEGTMEAGEKRVLTADQKVTVIAGNAGGVIATFNGGQAKPLGAPGSVQEVSFPPEAGGMADAAASWVARHN